The proteins below are encoded in one region of Candidatus Zixiibacteriota bacterium:
- a CDS encoding protein kinase, whose amino-acid sequence MAADEFENDRTQSFTALTKGTEVGHYTIIEKIGAGGMGEVYLAEDTKLRRKVALKFLPSHLSQNEDAKARFTREAQATAKLSHPNVITIHEVSEYQGRPYFAMEHIEGRSLRDVIKSKELTLDQAVNLTAQICEGLNKAHQAGVIHRDIKPSNIVIDTDGRAKLLDFGLATVMGADKLTKTGSTLGTVGYMSPEQASGRKADERSDLFSLGVVLYEMITGRRPFKGKDEAATLHAVTHESPEPMARFKAEIPDGLQDVVDRALDKDVETRYPTAAAMLADLRRLRRRSADTIEVTKPGRRFGPLAVVIIALCAVVIVVAGYLIIDQTLVSEVPGKDGWTNSIAVLPFRDFSPNKDQEYFCDGMTDALIGRLSGIANLKVISMTSVMRYKTPDRDLRKIGRDLQVNTVLEGSIQREDHRIRVRAQLINVPDDAHLWSETYDQELKSVFDIQDDISRAIVDAMRIELFGKDEAVVTRRYTENIEAYNYYSRGRHLWSKRTERDIRKAIEYFEKAIELDPDYALAYSGLADAWAVLPGYLDVPGAITKTEAIAKAKEAAEIAIGLDEGLAEAHTSLASILWDETDLEGAEKAYLRAIELNSGYFWAHFWYSLLLGDMAKYPDQIHEEDIAFELNPMSIPLISNRADRKRRSFEWQEAEELYQRLIEIEPNRWQSYITYAFLLAYCMDRNEDAIRQCSLAVQIDKKAYNNMAYIYEWIGDLDKALWAANKYIESTPDKHNAYDTRGSIYALNGMLDSAIASFQKALEIKPDFALSLRNLGNMHMFRQDYTKAESLYRVLASHPDKETRADGRLCLALTPLHQGKFETGLRMLDGLKDKALADSLGGYFRAFGHYKRGYIFQIYLDDRESAISEFEKVLGTLNEIEPNNHLVAFSRGATAYSHALSGDLDRADQLLRDLERDIEDYGPTALSGYWFFVGLIEMQKGNFDVAVVHLEKLVRLVPLLSYRQYLAEGYLGAGRLDDAIAVSEKIINRYELSLADWPAQGVMIHYYLGQAYEKAGRTDDAIEQYETFLDIWKNADEGLPSVEDARARLARLKGGS is encoded by the coding sequence ATGGCGGCGGATGAATTCGAAAATGACCGAACGCAGTCCTTCACTGCTTTGACCAAAGGTACCGAAGTCGGGCATTATACGATTATCGAGAAGATCGGCGCCGGTGGGATGGGTGAAGTGTACCTGGCTGAGGATACCAAGCTGAGGCGCAAAGTCGCTCTGAAATTTCTGCCATCACACCTCTCTCAGAACGAAGATGCCAAAGCGAGGTTTACTCGCGAAGCCCAGGCCACTGCCAAGCTCAGTCATCCCAACGTCATCACGATCCACGAAGTCAGCGAGTATCAGGGTCGGCCATACTTCGCCATGGAGCATATTGAGGGTCGGTCTCTGCGTGATGTTATCAAAAGCAAAGAGTTAACCCTGGATCAGGCCGTCAATCTGACTGCCCAGATATGCGAGGGATTGAACAAGGCACATCAGGCAGGTGTCATCCACCGTGACATCAAACCTTCCAATATTGTGATAGACACCGATGGCCGGGCCAAGCTGCTTGATTTCGGCCTGGCGACTGTCATGGGTGCCGACAAACTGACCAAAACCGGTTCTACGCTCGGCACGGTCGGCTACATGTCTCCGGAGCAGGCTTCGGGGCGCAAGGCAGACGAACGTTCGGACCTGTTCTCGCTTGGTGTCGTTCTTTACGAAATGATCACCGGCCGCCGTCCATTCAAGGGAAAAGACGAGGCCGCCACGCTGCACGCGGTCACACATGAGTCGCCAGAGCCAATGGCCCGTTTCAAGGCCGAAATACCGGATGGACTCCAGGACGTTGTCGATCGCGCGCTGGACAAAGATGTCGAGACCCGCTATCCAACGGCAGCCGCAATGTTAGCCGACCTGCGCAGGCTGCGGCGACGCTCAGCCGACACGATTGAGGTAACCAAGCCCGGCAGGCGTTTCGGCCCGCTGGCGGTAGTCATCATCGCCCTTTGTGCGGTTGTAATCGTCGTGGCCGGTTATCTCATTATCGATCAGACTCTGGTATCCGAGGTGCCCGGTAAGGATGGCTGGACCAACTCGATCGCCGTCCTTCCCTTCAGAGATTTCAGCCCCAACAAAGACCAGGAGTATTTCTGCGATGGGATGACCGATGCCCTTATCGGTAGACTGTCTGGAATTGCGAACCTCAAAGTTATCTCAATGACATCGGTGATGCGCTACAAGACCCCGGATCGCGACCTCAGGAAGATTGGCCGGGACCTGCAGGTCAACACCGTTCTTGAAGGCAGTATCCAGCGTGAGGACCACCGAATCCGCGTCAGAGCGCAATTGATCAATGTCCCCGATGACGCTCACCTCTGGTCAGAGACGTACGATCAAGAACTCAAAAGTGTTTTCGACATTCAGGATGACATCTCTCGGGCCATTGTTGACGCTATGAGAATCGAGCTATTCGGTAAGGACGAGGCAGTTGTCACCCGCCGCTACACGGAGAATATAGAAGCCTATAATTACTACTCGCGCGGTCGCCACCTGTGGAGTAAACGGACCGAGCGGGACATCCGGAAGGCGATTGAGTATTTTGAAAAGGCGATTGAGCTTGACCCGGACTATGCCCTGGCTTACTCCGGATTGGCTGATGCCTGGGCCGTCCTTCCCGGTTATCTTGATGTGCCCGGGGCTATAACAAAAACGGAGGCTATTGCGAAAGCCAAAGAAGCGGCGGAAATAGCTATTGGGCTCGATGAAGGCCTGGCCGAAGCCCACACCTCGCTGGCATCAATTCTCTGGGACGAAACGGACCTGGAAGGAGCAGAGAAGGCGTACTTAAGGGCTATTGAGCTTAATTCCGGTTATTTCTGGGCACACTTCTGGTACTCGTTGTTGCTGGGAGATATGGCTAAGTACCCGGACCAGATCCATGAGGAAGATATCGCCTTTGAGTTGAATCCAATGTCAATTCCCCTCATTTCCAACAGGGCTGATAGAAAAAGACGGTCTTTCGAATGGCAGGAAGCAGAAGAACTATACCAGCGCCTGATCGAAATCGAACCGAATCGATGGCAGTCTTATATAACTTATGCTTTCCTTCTGGCGTATTGCATGGACAGGAATGAAGATGCCATCAGGCAATGTTCACTGGCTGTCCAGATAGACAAAAAAGCATATAATAATATGGCTTATATCTATGAGTGGATTGGAGATCTTGACAAGGCCCTCTGGGCAGCCAACAAATACATTGAATCAACCCCGGATAAACACAATGCCTATGATACCCGGGGGAGTATCTATGCCCTCAATGGCATGCTCGACAGTGCTATTGCCTCCTTCCAGAAAGCTCTTGAGATAAAACCGGACTTTGCCCTCAGTCTCAGGAATCTGGGAAACATGCACATGTTCAGGCAGGACTATACAAAGGCGGAGAGCCTCTACCGGGTTCTCGCTTCTCATCCCGACAAGGAGACCAGGGCAGATGGCAGGCTTTGCCTGGCGCTAACACCTTTGCATCAGGGCAAGTTTGAAACAGGACTCCGCATGCTGGATGGACTTAAGGATAAAGCTCTCGCTGATTCTCTTGGGGGCTATTTCCGGGCATTTGGACATTACAAGAGAGGGTATATCTTCCAAATTTACCTTGATGACCGAGAGTCGGCAATCTCCGAATTTGAGAAAGTGCTGGGAACGCTCAATGAGATTGAACCGAATAACCATTTGGTTGCCTTTTCAAGGGGCGCTACCGCCTACAGTCATGCATTGAGTGGTGACCTGGACAGGGCAGACCAACTGCTCCGGGATCTGGAAAGGGATATTGAGGACTATGGCCCGACGGCGCTCAGTGGCTACTGGTTCTTCGTTGGTCTGATTGAAATGCAGAAGGGGAACTTCGACGTTGCCGTGGTCCACCTGGAAAAACTGGTCCGACTAGTTCCCTTGTTAAGTTATCGACAGTACCTGGCCGAAGGCTATCTTGGCGCCGGAAGGCTTGACGATGCCATAGCAGTCTCTGAGAAGATCATAAATCGGTATGAACTGAGTCTGGCAGACTGGCCGGCGCAGGGAGTCATGATTCACTACTATCTGGGCCAGGCGTATGAAAAAGCCGGGCGCACCGACGACGCGATCGAACAGTACGAGACTTTCCTCGATATCTGGAAAAACGCCGACGAAGGGTTGCCATCGGTCGAAGACGCCCGCGCCCGACTGGCTCGACTGAAAGGCGGATCGTGA
- a CDS encoding serine hydrolase, whose product MRRNMLRKIVIIAFIAVVGAPVEAGADEFLIKNPEVSAAIAVFDAWCQYTVSYREQPAVSVGIVHDQDLIWAKGYGYADLQNKIPTTPRTVYRIASITKLFTATAILHLRDAGKLQLDDPVVKYLDWFQPVDTFYNSPIITIRHLLTHTSGLQRELNETYWDSRNFPEHEDFVRMFQETSTILPRETEYKYSNIAFNILGEIITTISGEFFADYIGEHVLKPLGMTSSTLMPQESMAMLARGYGMRDPEQPRRVESFYDKKAMAASGNMVSTVEDLAKFISLQFRDSAAGGAQILKGSTLREMHRVHWLQSNWKRGRGLGWIVANVDGQTRINHGGFVPGYKTHISVEPSNRIGIIVLTNSDDGDPQFYLNQAWNIIAPAIKKATARAEQTPVPDSSWIKYIGDYEWSDIGGLIKVMLLNGELTIIELPDDNPWKNRIRLEPVSENIFRMKDQWQKGELIRFEMNDDGEVTRIILPGYSIRRK is encoded by the coding sequence ATGCGAAGGAATATGTTGAGAAAAATTGTAATTATCGCTTTCATTGCTGTCGTCGGGGCACCGGTCGAGGCGGGTGCCGATGAATTTCTCATTAAGAATCCGGAGGTTTCGGCCGCGATTGCTGTCTTTGACGCCTGGTGTCAGTATACGGTGTCATACCGTGAACAACCAGCCGTTTCTGTAGGGATTGTCCATGACCAGGATTTAATCTGGGCAAAGGGGTATGGTTATGCTGATCTGCAGAATAAAATTCCAACAACACCAAGGACCGTTTACCGAATTGCGTCGATTACCAAGCTTTTTACGGCGACAGCAATTCTTCATTTACGTGATGCCGGTAAACTTCAACTTGATGATCCGGTTGTCAAATATCTTGATTGGTTTCAGCCTGTTGATACCTTTTACAATAGCCCGATTATCACGATTCGTCATTTACTTACTCACACTTCCGGCCTGCAGCGGGAATTAAATGAAACGTACTGGGATAGCAGGAATTTTCCCGAGCATGAGGATTTCGTAAGAATGTTCCAGGAGACATCGACAATATTGCCCCGGGAAACCGAATATAAATACTCAAATATAGCTTTTAATATTCTTGGCGAAATTATCACCACCATATCCGGTGAATTCTTTGCAGATTATATCGGCGAACATGTCCTGAAGCCACTTGGGATGACAAGCAGCACACTAATGCCTCAGGAAAGCATGGCTATGCTTGCCCGAGGATACGGAATGCGCGACCCTGAACAGCCCCGGCGGGTCGAATCTTTCTATGATAAAAAAGCTATGGCCGCCTCCGGAAATATGGTCTCAACGGTGGAAGATCTTGCTAAATTTATTTCTTTACAGTTCAGGGATAGTGCGGCTGGCGGTGCCCAGATACTCAAAGGATCAACCCTTCGCGAAATGCATAGAGTTCATTGGCTACAATCGAATTGGAAACGAGGTCGCGGTCTCGGCTGGATTGTTGCCAATGTTGATGGTCAAACAAGAATTAACCATGGCGGTTTTGTGCCCGGATATAAAACACATATATCTGTAGAACCATCCAACAGAATAGGGATTATAGTACTTACGAATTCAGACGATGGTGACCCTCAATTTTATTTAAATCAGGCCTGGAACATTATTGCTCCGGCGATTAAAAAAGCGACAGCACGCGCAGAACAGACTCCGGTGCCCGATTCTTCATGGATTAAATATATTGGCGATTACGAATGGAGTGATATCGGCGGCCTTATAAAAGTGATGCTTCTTAACGGCGAGCTTACAATTATCGAGCTGCCGGATGACAATCCCTGGAAGAATCGCATTCGTCTTGAGCCGGTATCCGAAAATATCTTCAGGATGAAGGACCAATGGCAGAAGGGAGAACTAATACGCTTTGAGATGAATGATGACGGAGAGGTGACGCGTATTATTTTACCGGGTTATTCTATTAGACGCAAATAG
- a CDS encoding flavin reductase family protein yields the protein MPDMLMPIDPSLIKDNPFKLIGMDWMLVTAGTLDSFNTMTASYGTLGELWHKKVAFCFIRPTRYTYEFLEKHDGFTLTFFDEKYRDVLKLCGTKSGRDIDKIKGLGLTPVKSETGSVYFEEARIVLECRKIYYQDLDPANFLDPKIDTEYNNDYHRMYVGEIVRALSR from the coding sequence ATGCCCGATATGCTAATGCCAATCGACCCGTCGCTGATAAAGGATAATCCCTTCAAATTAATCGGAATGGACTGGATGCTCGTCACTGCCGGAACGCTCGATTCGTTCAACACCATGACCGCCAGCTACGGGACGCTGGGCGAGTTGTGGCATAAAAAAGTGGCGTTTTGCTTTATCCGGCCAACAAGATACACTTATGAATTTCTGGAAAAGCATGATGGTTTTACATTGACGTTTTTTGACGAAAAATACCGCGATGTTTTGAAATTATGCGGTACCAAATCGGGTCGGGACATCGATAAAATAAAAGGCCTCGGCCTGACTCCGGTCAAAAGCGAAACCGGATCGGTTTATTTTGAGGAAGCTCGCATCGTTTTGGAATGCCGCAAGATTTATTATCAGGATTTGGATCCGGCCAATTTCCTCGATCCCAAAATCGATACCGAATATAATAACGACTACCACCGTATGTACGTTGGCGAAATCGTCCGTGCGTTGAGTCGATGA
- a CDS encoding OmpA family protein, protein MRKIIIYLLVVCLFVAAGASGRELKPRYRFGPVYGLGNIKTAEKPYTFNHAWGFIAGLNGNRFMLNFSLLTHKNYSDSAASGNFQFFGDQNEANFLFKTLRLGFDADLRLKTRGRLRPTLGAGLGYIIYNVTDPVADTTVKVIDDKNNTVDFNAAEMFISGSVGLEMKASPRWFFHLKTTMDFLTGIGTSFSDATNDWRPRTEMRFSLAMAYLFGTEKRKEVMPPTTWSSSDSWKKQDDTQRPDPAERDSDGDGINDRSDKCPNTPRGAYIDDDGCPDDSDGDGVFDGLDDCPRTPRSAYGYVDIFGCPIDSDYDGVPDYKDQCTDGPVGALVDESGCPTDSDGDGVYDGIDDCPNTEEGIEVDERGCIDISFLSQPYVVNVDYLPGSFEVDERTKQRLQPLIRKLKILSHVKITINGYTDNVGPAEGNQTVSQRRANRMRDWLTTQGIVAEQMTARGRGESNFIASNNTAEGRARNRRIELVFEK, encoded by the coding sequence ATGCGAAAGATAATTATATATCTGCTTGTTGTCTGTTTATTTGTCGCGGCGGGGGCATCCGGCCGGGAGCTCAAGCCGAGGTATCGGTTTGGGCCGGTTTATGGTTTGGGCAATATCAAAACCGCCGAGAAACCTTATACTTTTAATCACGCCTGGGGTTTTATTGCCGGTCTCAACGGCAATCGTTTTATGCTCAATTTTTCGCTTCTGACGCACAAGAATTATTCGGACAGCGCGGCGTCGGGGAATTTTCAGTTTTTCGGCGATCAAAACGAGGCGAATTTTCTTTTCAAAACATTGCGCCTCGGGTTTGACGCCGATTTGCGTCTGAAAACCAGAGGAAGGTTGCGTCCTACTCTCGGTGCGGGACTGGGATATATTATCTATAACGTCACCGATCCGGTGGCAGACACGACCGTCAAAGTCATCGATGACAAAAACAACACGGTTGATTTCAACGCCGCCGAAATGTTCATCTCCGGTTCAGTCGGTCTCGAAATGAAAGCGTCGCCTCGCTGGTTTTTTCATTTGAAAACGACAATGGACTTTCTGACCGGTATCGGGACATCATTCAGCGACGCTACCAATGATTGGCGCCCGCGCACCGAGATGCGGTTTTCTCTGGCGATGGCATATTTGTTCGGGACCGAAAAACGCAAAGAAGTCATGCCGCCAACAACCTGGTCGTCATCCGATAGCTGGAAAAAACAGGATGATACCCAACGGCCCGATCCGGCCGAGCGCGACAGCGACGGCGACGGCATCAATGACCGCTCTGACAAATGCCCCAACACTCCGCGAGGTGCCTATATTGACGATGACGGTTGCCCGGATGATTCGGACGGCGACGGCGTTTTTGACGGGCTCGATGACTGTCCGCGCACGCCCCGGTCGGCGTATGGATACGTCGATATTTTCGGATGCCCGATCGATTCCGATTATGACGGTGTGCCCGATTACAAAGACCAGTGCACCGATGGCCCGGTGGGGGCGCTGGTCGATGAGTCCGGTTGTCCGACCGACAGCGACGGCGACGGCGTTTATGATGGCATCGATGATTGCCCTAACACCGAAGAGGGTATCGAAGTTGACGAGCGGGGATGTATTGACATCAGTTTCCTGTCGCAGCCGTATGTCGTCAATGTCGATTATTTGCCGGGGTCGTTTGAAGTCGATGAACGCACCAAGCAGAGATTGCAGCCGCTCATCCGCAAACTGAAAATTTTGTCTCATGTCAAAATTACCATCAACGGCTACACCGATAATGTCGGTCCGGCGGAGGGCAATCAGACCGTGTCGCAGCGGCGCGCCAATCGGATGCGCGATTGGTTGACTACTCAGGGTATAGTTGCCGAGCAGATGACGGCCCGGGGCCGTGGGGAGAGCAATTTTATCGCGTCGAACAACACCGCCGAAGGTCGCGCCAGGAATCGCCGGATCGAGCTGGTGTTTGAGAAGTAG
- the pgl gene encoding 6-phosphogluconolactonase, whose protein sequence is MVTAGSDILSPVIPLDAEVIERELSKLWQISLQEANNRDRIQKIALSNLIVFCHVDNKNDAENIIQQFDSRTPSRVILIVIEKERKTEPEAHISASCNLTNGMREYLCWEKITIEAGGENLPDIVGLIRSLLIGGEIPVYLVDLYGLKRKVDLRRKIYRLADYIFVDSQNNFELLLPPPGAFARKYIYGFDWTRIDNLREAIRNFFDKPDRLLLLDKLKQISISYEGRPEVLPSTALLLAGWIISSLELDIEILVGNTFQAVEKKGRSLRLRLIPFSEEVSELSIEFDFGTDTEIVSFTGSENKTEVRVGNFKDIFVIEKPFDINQFVFEQSSKDRLRSSYAVSYRAAVRLYNLSRGVSGRRSMIVVDDSNRLSRVSARLFYSLAIRTLAFKDCFYVALSGGSTPRAIYREMVKSPYSRAVAWENVFFFFADERPVGPEHADSNYKLARDFLFEPLGIPDENVFRIEGENPTYKEVCNNYAEIIKAHVPRNQLGKPRFDLIFLGLGEDGHTASLFPELDFDKIDPNLPVIYDYVRKLEQQRFSFNINLVNSAANIFFIAQGENKAAALHSVFFPDESQIVPAARVNPHHGNVLWLIDTAAASRLEGLTVPLEISRW, encoded by the coding sequence ATGGTAACGGCCGGCTCGGATATATTAAGCCCTGTTATACCTCTTGATGCCGAAGTAATCGAACGGGAATTATCAAAACTTTGGCAAATATCTCTACAGGAAGCAAATAACCGGGATAGAATTCAAAAAATTGCTCTTTCTAATCTGATAGTTTTTTGTCATGTAGATAACAAGAACGATGCCGAAAATATAATTCAACAATTCGACTCCCGAACTCCCTCACGAGTTATTCTTATCGTTATCGAAAAAGAGCGGAAAACCGAACCGGAGGCGCATATATCGGCATCATGCAATCTCACCAACGGTATGCGTGAATATCTGTGCTGGGAGAAAATTACAATCGAAGCGGGTGGTGAAAATCTCCCGGATATTGTTGGTCTGATACGTTCCCTTTTAATCGGGGGCGAAATTCCGGTTTATTTGGTTGATTTATACGGACTCAAGCGTAAGGTCGATTTGAGACGAAAAATATACCGGTTGGCAGATTATATTTTTGTTGATAGCCAAAACAATTTTGAATTGCTGCTGCCTCCTCCGGGAGCGTTTGCCCGTAAATATATTTACGGATTTGATTGGACCCGAATCGACAATTTACGTGAGGCAATTCGGAATTTTTTTGATAAGCCCGATCGCCTTCTACTCCTGGATAAATTGAAGCAAATTTCTATATCCTACGAGGGACGTCCGGAAGTCCTGCCTTCGACGGCGCTGCTTCTCGCAGGGTGGATTATTTCTTCACTGGAGCTTGATATTGAAATTCTGGTCGGAAATACTTTTCAGGCCGTTGAAAAAAAAGGCCGGTCTCTGCGATTAAGGCTTATTCCTTTTTCTGAAGAGGTAAGCGAATTATCAATTGAATTCGATTTTGGAACCGATACGGAAATTGTTTCATTTACGGGTTCCGAAAATAAAACCGAAGTACGGGTCGGTAATTTTAAAGATATTTTTGTAATTGAAAAACCATTCGATATAAACCAATTCGTCTTTGAGCAAAGCAGCAAGGACCGACTTCGTTCATCATACGCCGTTTCATATCGGGCCGCCGTCAGGTTATATAATTTATCAAGAGGCGTTTCCGGACGCAGGTCGATGATTGTCGTCGATGATTCCAATCGGTTATCCCGGGTCTCGGCCCGGCTTTTTTATAGTCTTGCGATTCGCACTCTGGCTTTCAAAGATTGTTTTTATGTCGCGCTTTCGGGAGGTTCCACGCCCAGGGCGATCTATCGCGAAATGGTAAAATCGCCTTACTCCCGAGCCGTGGCCTGGGAAAATGTATTTTTCTTTTTCGCAGATGAACGACCTGTGGGACCGGAGCACGCTGATTCCAATTATAAACTTGCCCGGGATTTTCTTTTTGAGCCATTGGGTATACCGGATGAAAACGTATTTCGCATTGAAGGAGAGAATCCGACCTATAAAGAGGTTTGCAATAATTACGCGGAAATTATAAAAGCTCATGTTCCACGTAATCAATTAGGTAAACCCCGGTTTGATTTGATATTTTTGGGGTTGGGTGAGGACGGTCATACGGCGTCTTTGTTTCCGGAGCTTGATTTTGATAAAATCGATCCCAACCTACCGGTCATCTATGATTATGTTCGCAAACTCGAACAACAAAGATTTAGCTTCAATATAAATTTAGTCAATAGCGCCGCCAATATATTTTTCATCGCTCAGGGCGAAAATAAAGCCGCCGCTTTGCATTCGGTATTTTTTCCCGATGAATCGCAAATCGTTCCGGCCGCGCGCGTCAATCCGCATCACGGCAACGTCCTCTGGCTCATTGACACCGCCGCCGCATCCCGCCTGGAAGGATTGACAGTTCCTCTCGAAATTTCCCGCTGGTAA
- the zwf gene encoding glucose-6-phosphate dehydrogenase: MNHFQPRFWQRLEINLAVMPLRKKAVGNEKVESLSGWQTGVNPFRRNQTGHADAEPCSIIIFGASGDLTRRKLVPALFNLTVDGSLTVPFDIIGFARRDKNHSEFRDDMQKALDEFSRTNPVRFSGLEKFLMSISYCRGNFDNPEDFKALAGYIRELETQRGGPPNRLYYLATPPDAFPEIIRNLKKSGLTVDNPVTEGWQRIVIEKPYGNDLKSAWMLTGAVHSVFKENQVYRIDHYLGKETVQNILAFRLGNGIFEPLWNRRYIDHVQITVAETLGVEGRAGYFDASGIARDMLQSHILQLFSLIAMEPPVSFDPEYIRDEKVKLLRSVRPIDMDNMQRQVVRGQYQNGSVGGKSVLGYREEPSISENSRTETYLAMRLEIDNWRWSEVPFYIRTGKRLARKITEVDIVFKAPPHRIFKQVGIERLQPNVLGLRIQPEEGMSLCIGSKRPGQSYEINPVSMEFNYSTSFGIPSPEAYERLLLDTILGDSTLFAREDEVELSWGLLDPVLKAWENDPSIHLANYEAGSWGPHEADILLSRDGRSWRDL; this comes from the coding sequence ATGAATCATTTTCAGCCAAGGTTCTGGCAGCGCTTAGAAATCAATTTGGCGGTCATGCCGTTAAGGAAAAAAGCAGTGGGGAATGAAAAAGTAGAATCTTTATCCGGATGGCAAACCGGCGTCAATCCTTTTCGCAGGAATCAAACCGGACACGCCGACGCCGAGCCGTGCAGTATTATTATCTTTGGCGCTTCGGGCGATCTCACTCGTCGAAAACTGGTGCCGGCTTTGTTCAATCTAACGGTAGATGGTTCTTTAACGGTGCCTTTTGATATCATCGGTTTTGCCCGGCGCGATAAAAACCATTCCGAATTTCGGGATGATATGCAAAAGGCACTGGATGAATTCTCGCGAACCAATCCCGTGCGATTTTCCGGACTCGAAAAATTTCTCATGTCAATTTCTTATTGTCGCGGCAATTTTGATAACCCTGAAGATTTTAAGGCTTTAGCCGGATACATTCGCGAGCTTGAAACTCAGCGGGGGGGACCACCCAATCGATTATATTATCTGGCTACGCCGCCCGACGCATTTCCTGAAATTATTCGAAATTTAAAAAAATCGGGGCTGACCGTTGATAATCCCGTCACCGAGGGATGGCAAAGAATCGTCATCGAAAAGCCTTACGGGAACGATTTAAAGTCGGCCTGGATGCTGACCGGAGCGGTTCACTCGGTATTCAAGGAAAATCAGGTTTATCGCATCGATCATTACCTGGGCAAAGAAACGGTTCAGAATATTCTCGCTTTTCGATTGGGAAACGGAATATTCGAACCGCTCTGGAATCGTCGCTATATTGACCATGTTCAGATTACCGTGGCCGAGACATTGGGGGTCGAAGGCCGCGCCGGATATTTTGACGCGTCAGGAATCGCGCGGGATATGCTTCAGAGCCATATTCTCCAGTTATTTTCGCTTATTGCCATGGAACCGCCGGTTTCGTTTGATCCCGAATATATCCGGGATGAAAAAGTAAAACTGCTGCGTTCGGTGCGCCCGATTGACATGGATAATATGCAGCGCCAGGTAGTGCGAGGTCAGTATCAAAATGGATCGGTCGGAGGTAAATCAGTCCTTGGTTATCGTGAAGAACCAAGTATTTCTGAAAACTCCCGGACCGAAACATATTTGGCGATGCGCCTTGAAATTGACAACTGGCGATGGTCGGAAGTACCGTTTTATATCCGGACTGGTAAACGCCTCGCCCGCAAAATTACCGAAGTAGATATAGTATTCAAAGCGCCGCCTCATCGCATTTTCAAACAGGTTGGAATAGAAAGGCTTCAGCCTAACGTTCTGGGGCTACGAATCCAGCCGGAAGAAGGCATGTCGCTTTGTATTGGTTCCAAACGGCCTGGCCAGTCTTATGAAATCAATCCGGTCAGCATGGAATTTAATTATTCGACCTCGTTTGGAATACCGTCTCCCGAAGCTTATGAACGACTTTTACTCGATACGATTTTGGGCGATTCGACGCTGTTCGCCCGTGAAGACGAAGTTGAACTGTCATGGGGATTGCTTGATCCGGTTCTGAAAGCATGGGAGAACGATCCCTCCATACACCTCGCCAATTATGAAGCTGGTAGCTGGGGACCGCATGAAGCCGATATTTTATTATCGCGCGACGGCCGTTCCTGGCGGGATTTGTAA